One window of the Gambusia affinis linkage group LG13, SWU_Gaff_1.0, whole genome shotgun sequence genome contains the following:
- the LOC122842635 gene encoding coiled-coil domain-containing protein 85A-like, whose translation MMEKGALQRQQHQQQHQQHQPPSKSAERPVEDVAKIPDEELLKWSKPELVRRLRQTETEKRAVIVEHGNLMREVNRRLQQHLTEIRSLKDVNQKLQEDNQELRDLCCFLDDDRQKGKRVSREWQRLGRFSAGLMRKEVAVYLQKLKELEQRQMEVVQENLELKEVCLLLEEERAAATDGGGVHTLGDPSCRSSIDSQNSLSQLAGGGPTPGLLRDVGDGSSTSSAGSTDSPDKPHHKSPALSSSASPGSGPRHSLEKHRDMCESPNRRNRSTPEYQTFPQSCRPRGGSLLNLAPYGLGGPWPEKNSKSPTRLPCDSNSKPSTSELLAQKPSLMSGHASPACRKGSAKSSPELSQRRFQGDNLGAGCKGPEAKQPTSGTLEYLRKGRVIVGSPESMRHHHNYHHSPGGENSKGRHSGGSPGRERAQRRAVGEEMSPHHQSLYNALISAGCCTNSCRTVKLWDSFDAS comes from the exons ATGATGGAGAAGGGCGCGTTGCAGCgccagcagcatcagcagcagcatcagcagcatcagCCTCCGTCCAAGAGCGCGGAGCGTCCGGTGGAGGACGTCGCCAAAATCCCCGACGAGGAGCTGCTGAAGTGGAGCAAACCGGAGTTGGTGCGGCGGCTGCGCCAGACGGAGACGGAGAAGAGGGCCGTCATCGTGGAGCACGGCAATCTGATGCGTGAGGTGAACCGGAGGCTTCAGCAGCACCTCACGGAGATCCGGAGTCTGAAG GACGTGAACCAGAAACTGCAGGAGGACAACCAGGAGCTGCGGGACCTGTGCTGCTTCCTGGACGACGACCGGCAGAAGGGGAAGCGGGTGTCGCGGGAGTGGCAGCGCCTGGGCCGCTTCAGCGCGGGGCTGATGAGGAAGGAGGTGGCCGTCTACCTGCAGAAGTTAAAGGAACTGGAGCAGCGGCAGATGGAGGTTGTCCAGGAGAATCTGGAGCTGAAGGAGGTGTGCTTACTGCTGGAGGAGGAGCGAGCCGCTGCCACAGATGGAGGAGGGGTCCACACCCTGGGAGATCCCAGCTGCAGGAGCTCAATAGACAGCCAGAACAGCCTGTCTCAGCTCGCAGGGGGTGGGCCTACACCTGGCTTGCTGCGGGATGTTGGCGATGGGAGTAGTACCTCCAGCGCAGGAAGCACGGATAGCCCCGATAAACCCCACCACAAGTCACCTGCCCTGAGCTCCAGTGCGAGCCCAGGATCAGGGCCAAGGCACTCCTTGGAGAAACATAGAGATATGTGTGAATCTCCAAATAGGAGAAACAGGTCAACCCCTGAGTACCAAACCTTCCCTCAGTCTTGCCGCCCCCGTGGTGGGTCCCTTTTAAACCTAGCACCATATGGGCTTGGAGGACCTTGGCctgagaaaaacagcaaatctcCCACCAGGCTACCTTGTGACTCCAACTCCAAACCCTCCACCTCTGAGCTACTAGCTCAAAAACCGTCTCTGATGTCAGGGCACGCGTCACCAGCCTGCAGGAAGGGGTCGGCTAAGTCCAGCCCGGAGCTGAGTCAGAGGAGGTTCCAGGGAGACAATCTGGGGGCCGGCTGCAAAGGTCCTGAAGCCAAGCAGCCCACATCAGGGACCCTGGAGTACCTGAGGAAAGGCCGGGTGATTGTTGGGAGTCCAGAGTCTATGCGGCACCACCATAATTACCATCACAGCCCTGGAGGGGAGAACAGCAAGGGAAGGCACAGCGGCGGGTCCCCGGGCAGGGAGAGGGCTCAGAGGAGGGCTGTTGGAGAAGAGATGAGCCCCCATCATCAGAGTCTGTACAATG